One part of the Phoenix dactylifera cultivar Barhee BC4 chromosome 4, palm_55x_up_171113_PBpolish2nd_filt_p, whole genome shotgun sequence genome encodes these proteins:
- the LOC103710315 gene encoding uncharacterized protein YwbO isoform X2: MANTSDAKKLVQIDVSSDTVCPWCFVGKKNLEKAMELPKEHFDFEVRWHPFLLDPSAPREGIKKCDKIKQKFGADQYEHIISRITKVFRDLGLEYDTSGLTGNTLDSHRLITFAARQGYDKQNALVEELFYNYCCQGKYIGDREVLLDAARKVGIGGAAELLEDPRKGLEEVYEELEKYSSCIRGVPHFVINGKYKLSGGQPPGVFLRAFQAVANEI, from the exons ATGGCAAACACATCGGATGCAAAGAAACTCGTGCAAATTGATGTTAGTTCAGACACTGTGTGCCCATGGTGTTTTGTGGGTAAGAAGAACCTTGAAAAAGCTATGGAGCTCCCAAAGGAGCATTTTGATTTTGAG GTACGATGGCATCCATTTCTCCTTGACCCTTCTGCACCTAGAGAAGGTATAAAAAAGTGTGATAAGATAAAGCAGAAGTTTGGAGCTGATCAATATGAACATATCATATCCAGGATTACAAAG GTATTTCGGGATCTTGGCCTTGAATATGACACTTCCGGACTAAC TGGAAATACACTGGATAGTCACAGGCTCATAACATTTGCTGCACGTCAGGGCTATGATAAGCAAAATGCTCTAGTCGAAGAATTATTCTACAATTATTGTTGTCAGGGAAAGTATATTGGAGACCG GGAAGTTCTTTTGGATGCTGCTAGAAAGGTTGGCATAGGTGGGGCAGCAGAATTGCTTGAAGACCCCAGGAAGGGGCTTGAGGAG GTTTATGAAGAACTAGAGAAATACTCTTCATGCATTAGAGGAGTCCCACATTTTGTG ATTAATGGAAAATACAAGCTTAGTGGAGGCCAACctcc tggagtattCCTGAGAGCGTTCCAAGCAGTTGCAAATGAAATATGA
- the LOC103710314 gene encoding ultraviolet-B receptor UVR8 → MDIDEVLCDVRIINLPSRSAIYVWGYNQSGQTARKGKECHLRIPKSLPSKLFKGTGGENLRWLDVACGQEHTAAVASDGSLFTWGSNEFGQLGDGTEESRKHPKKVKLLQTEFVKSVSCGAHCTAAIAEPRENDGTSSNRRLWVWGQNQGSNYPRIFWGAFTPNTIIRQVSCGSVHVVALSEDGLLQAWGYNEYGQLGRGFTSEGLQGARVLNAYARFLDEAPELLKITQVSCGEYHTAAISENGEVYTWGLGSMGQLGHCSLLSGDKELLPRRVVALDGIFVKDVACGGVHTCAVTSKGALYAWGGGQAGQLGLGPHNDLFSCIANASDMLLRNIPVSVIPNGVQLITCGHSHTLISMRDGRIYGFGYNSYGQAANAKSTYAWFPSPVDWCVGKVTRLAAGGGHSAVLTDACSLKELCEFRLAENVNLSNSYIIEDVASRIGADALARLCERLREHSFVQGNCHCEEKEDSNEG, encoded by the exons atggatattgatGAAGTCTTGTGTGATGTGCGAATCATAAACCTCCCTTCAAGGAGTGCAATATATGTGTGGGGCTATAACCAGAGTGGGCAGACAGCAAGGAAGGGTAAGGAGTGCCATTTGAGAATTCCGAAGAGTCTTCCATCCAAGCTTTTCAAGGGTACGGGAGGAGAGAACCTGCGATGGTTGGATGTTGCATGTGGCCAGGAACATACTGCAGCAGTAGCCTCTGATGGGTCACTATTTACATGGG GCTCAAATGAATTTGGTCAGTTAGGGGATGGAACTGAGGAGAGTAGAAAGCACCCCAAAAAGGTTAAGTTATTGCAGACAGAGTTTGTGAAATCTGTATCCTGTGGAGCACATTGTACAGCTGCTATTGCAGAACCGCGGGAGAATGATGGCACAAGTTCTAATCGTAGACTTTGGGTTTGGGGACAAAATCAG GGGTCAAACTATCCACGTATATTTTGGGGAGCCTTTACTCCAAACACA ATAATACGCCAAGTTTCTTGTGGGTCAGTTCACGTAGTGGCTCTATCTGAGGATGGTCTTCTGCAAGCATGGG GCTACAATGAGTATGGTCAGCTTGGCAGAGGCTTTACTTCTGAAGGACTACAAGGAGCTCGTGTATTGAATGCATATGCGAGATTCCTCGATGAAGCCCCCGAGCTTTTGAAGATCACACAAGTGTCATGCGGGGAGTACCATACAGCAGCAATATCAGAAAATGGCGAGGT GTATACTTGGGGGCTAGGAAGTATGGGACAACTTGGGCATTGCTCTCTTCTGTCCGGGGATAAAGAGCTGCTTCCAAGGCGAGTGGTCGCCCTAGATGGAATATTTGTTAAAGATGTTGCCTGCGGTGGTGTACATACATGTGCTGTAACCTCAAAAGGTGCCCTTTATGCTTGGGGTGGTGGGCAAGCCGGGCAGTTAGGGCTCGGCCCCCATAATGATTTGTTTTCTTGCATTGCTAATGCATCTGATATGTTACTAAGAAATATTCCGGTGTCGGTTATTCCTAATGGAGTGCAACTCATTACTTGTGGTCATTCTCACACACTTATTTCTATGAGAGATGGAAGGATATATGGATTTGGTTACAACAGTTATGGTCAGGCAGCTAATGCTAAATCTACATATGCCTGGTTCCCTTCACCTGTTGATTG gtGTGTGGGAAAGGTTACGAGACTGGCAGCTGGTGGTGGTCATTCAGCTGTTCTAACTGATGCCTGCTCTCTGAAAGAATTGTGTGAGTTCAGGCTTGCAGAGAATGTGAATCTATCGAATTCTTATATAATTGAGGATGTTGCATCTCGAATTGGTGCAGATGCCCTGGCACGGCTGTGTGAAAGATTGAG GGAGCATTCGTTTGTGCAAGGCAATTGTCACTGTGAAGAAAAAGAGGACAGCAATGAAGGCTAA
- the LOC103710315 gene encoding uncharacterized protein LOC103710315 isoform X1, with protein sequence MRQPHSLREAITVARMREERLEQKRKATRSVPPRLTDIPRMPNPSFLAPRLPTPIPIWRITWEEMQQRRERGLCFKCNDKFTSGHRCKTPQVHLIEADREEDAEGVGDGELDLHGEGQTEEGAQPVISLHALSGWTGPKTMRVMARIQEQPLTVLIDSGSTHNFVSDRIAKQLQLPIDATVQFGVRVANGEILQCREMFRAVEVELQGKIFLVNFYALPLVGLDVVLGIQWLEKLGPVLCNWKQMTMKFW encoded by the coding sequence ATGAGGCAGCCACACTCACTCCGAGAAGCAATCACGGTTGCTCGCATGAGGGAGGAGAGATTGGAGCAAAAAAGGAAGGCCACCCGAAGCGTTCCTCCACGACTTACCGACATCCCACGGATGCCCAACCCGAGTTTCCTTGCACCGCGGCTACCGACGCCGATACCGATCTGGCGCATCACATGGGAGGAGATGCAGCAACGGCGGGAGCGAGGACTTTGCTTTAAGTGCAATGACAAATTCACTTCAGGGCACCGGTGCAAGACTCCTCAAGTGCACTTAATCGAAGCGGACCGAGAGGAGGACGCAGAAGGAGTTGGTGATGGTGAACTCGACCTCCATGGCGAGGGCCAGACCGAGGAAGGAGCGCAACCAGTGATCTCTCTACACGCTCTCTCTGGATGGACTGGACCGAAGACGATGCGGGTGATGGCGCGAATACAAGAGCAACCACTGACGGTCCTCATTGACAGTGGATCAACTCACAACTTCGTGAGTGACCGCATTGCCAAGCAACTTCAACTCCCCATTGACGCCACTGTACAATTCGGAGTCCGAGTTGCGAACGGAGAAATTCTTCAGTGTCGGGAGATGTTCCGGGCAGTGGAGGTTGAGCTGCAAGGGAAAATATTTCTGGTGAACTTCTACGCCCTGCCGCTTGTAGGGTTGGACGTTGTCCTCGGCATCCAATGGCTAGAAAAGCTGGGACCCGTGCTCTGCAATTGGAAACAAATGACTATGAAGTTTTGGTAG